In Ctenopharyngodon idella isolate HZGC_01 chromosome 20, HZGC01, whole genome shotgun sequence, the following proteins share a genomic window:
- the LOC127502093 gene encoding trace amine-associated receptor 13c-like, producing MNITAVNQSDGCQEYFCPERSVSLSVYVILYVAAAAVALLTVCGNLLVIISVSHFKQLHTPANILILSLAVSDLLVGVFVMPLHLPWLIESCWIFGPVMCSFLKFVNFQATSVSVHTVTLIAVDRFLALSYPFVYSEKISPTVICIATLFNWLFSLLYNITLLFINGNFTDVTCPGECVYNIDEVSSIIDLLVVFLVPCTLIIILYTHVFVIAKKHATAIRALQVHNSTSKNRVSDKSERKAAILLGILVFVFLLCLLPYYICSLVVSYSNADVFYFRDLTVISFFLNSTINPIIYALFYPWFQKSLKLIFTFKVFNTDSSLMNVQ from the coding sequence ATGAATATTACAGCAGTGAACCAATCTGATGGCTGTCAGGAATATTTCTGTCCAGAGAGATCTGTTTCTTTATCTGTCTATGTGATTCTGTATGTGGCCGCAGCAGCTGTGGCTCTTCTGACCGTGTGTGGAAACCTGCTGGTCATCATCTCTGTTAGCCACTTCAAGCAGCTCCACACACCTGCTAACATCCTCATCCTCTCTTTGGCTGTGTCTGATCTGCTGGTCGGAGTTTTTGTAATGCCACTTCATTTGCCTTGGCTCATCGAGTCATGTTGGATTTTTGGACCAGTGATGtgctcatttttaaaatttgtgaaTTTTCAAGCAACAAGTGTGTCTGTTCACACTGTGACTCTAATAGCAGTTGATCGGTTTTTGGCTTTAAGTTATCCTTTTGTTTATTCTGAGAAAATCTCACCCACTGTGATCTGCattgcaactttatttaactGGCTGTTTTCACTCCTTTATAACATCACTCTTCTCTTCATTAATGGAAACTTCACTGATGTCACATGTCCAGGAGAATGTGTTTATAATATAGATGAGGTTTCATCCATCATTGATCTCCTGGTTGTGTTTCTTGTGCCATGTACACTCATCATAATATTATACActcatgtttttgtcattgcTAAGAAACATGCGACTGCTATAAGAGCCCTTCAGGTTCACAACAGCACCTCTAAAAACAGAGTCAGTGACAAATCAGAGCGAAAAGCTGCGATTCTGCTGGGGATTCTGGTCTTTGTGTTTCTCCTGTGTTTACTGCCATATTATATTTGTTCTTTAGTGGTTTCATATAGTAATGCTGACGTGTTTTATTTCAGAGATCTTACTGTAATATCTTTCTTCCTGAACTCCACCATTAATCCCATCATTTATGCCTTATTCTATCCCTGGTTTCAGAAAagcttaaaattaattttcacatttaaagtgtttaatacAGACTCCTCCCTGATGAATGTGCAATAA
- the LOC127502634 gene encoding RNA-binding protein 28-like: MAASQRQWIEEKERELISFYTALVPKPGKPEKPTETKSPEKFTGIKKKNLKARLIIRNLSFKCEEDDLKKIFSKFGTVLEANIPLKPDGKKRGFAFVQFKCMSEAGKALAAMNLKEIKDRKVAVDWAIAKDKYQATQSAAGTIKEENVNSEGAGADGNEGAKKKSVSQEEKDDSESEEEDASEDDDDDDSAENESQHTDSDASEPDDDDDDDYDDDDDYDNEGKTLPKKKRDPLPSDVNEGRTIFIRNLSFDTDEEGLEETLLQFGELKCVRVVMNADTGYSKGCAFAQFKSKEAAEKCIAAAAQDEKEFGGIKVDGRRLYILPAVNREDASNLKDKKVKTHTGTRNLYLAREGLIRPGSKAAEGVSETDMAKRTRFEELKRAKLKDVNVYVSKTRLCVHNLPKSVHQPKFRKLCLAAAGGKGVRITECRVMYDKKPIRGQVVGQSLGYGFVEFKEHEQALQALRHLNNNPDIFGPQKRPIVEFSLEDGKKLKLKAIRLENSKKRLKQVSSQTEGQPLHPSGKMKGPLQKGNAASVDKQEKAQGSQYTGFMTKPEVEHVELKDGKKRQKVLHMPSHRGPKIRKRDKGKQPMVQPKKPKKGPSRKDRNMSTFIEKRSMNSKQNGKPAKRKFQNREDARFDSLVDQYKKKLMGKSNTKTLVKKSKWFS; encoded by the exons ATGGCGGCCTCTCAGCGGCAGTGGATCGAAGAAAAGGAGCGTGAACTTATATCTTTTTACACTG cattggtgccgaaacccgggaaACCTGAGAAACCAACAGAAACCAAAAGTCCTGAAAAGTTTACAggcataaaaaagaaaaatttaaaaGCTCGACTGATCATCAGAAATCTCAGTTTTAAGTGTGAAGAAGATGATTTGAAGAAGATCTTCTCCAAGTTTGGAACCGTGCTTGAGGCCAACATTCCCTTAAAACCAGATGGGAAGAAGCGAGGTTTTGCATTTGTGCAGTTTAAGTGCATGTCAGAAGCTGGAAAAGCTCTCGCTGCAATGAACCTGAAGGAGATCAAAGACAGAAAGGTGGCTGTGGATTGGGCTATTGCAAAGGACAAGTATCAAGCTACCCAATCAGCGGCTGGAACTATCAAAGAAGAGAATGTGAATTCTGAAGGTGCAGGAGCTGATGGGAATGAAGGTGCCAAGAAAAAGTCTGTATCGCAAGAAGAGAAGGATGACTCCGAGTCAGAGGAAGAGGACGCTTCAGAGGATGATGACGACGACGACAGTGCAGAAAATGAATCTCAGCATACAGATAGTGATGCCAGCGaacctgatgatgatgatgacgatgattACGACGATGACGACGATTACGACAATGAGGGAAAAACTCTTCCAAAGAAGAAGAGAGACCCTCTTCCTTCAGATGTGAATGAAGGAAGAACCATCTTCATCAGAAATCTGTCCTTTGACACAGATGAAGAGGGTTTGGAGGAAACTTTGTTGCAGTTTGGCGAGCTAAAATGTGTACGTGTGGTGATGAACGCAGACACAGGATATTCAAAAGGTTGTGCTTTTGCTCAGTTCAAAAGTAAAGAAGCGGCAGAGAAAtgtattgctgctgctgctcaagATGAAAAAGAGTTTGGTGGCATTAAGGTTGATGGCAGGAGATTGTACATTTTGCCTGCTGTAAACAGAGAAGATGCTTCAAATTTAAAGGACAAGAAAGTGAAAACTCACACGGGCACCAGGAACCTTTACCTCGCCAGAGAGGGCTTGATTCGTCCTGGATCCAAGGCTGCAGAGGGAGTTTCAGAAACTGACATGGCCAAGAGAACAAGATTTGAGGAGCTGAAAAGGGCAAAGTTAAAGGACGTTAATGTGTATGTGTCTAAAACACGGCTGTGTGTGCATAACCTGCCTAAGAGCGTCCATCAGCCTAAATTTCGCAAGCTCTGCCTTGCCGCCGCTGGTGGTAAAGGCGTCCGCATCACTGAGTGCCGTGTGATGTATGACAAGAAGCCTATTCGGGGTCAGGTGGTCGGTCAATCTCTAGGATATGGCTTTGTGGAGTTTAAAGAGCATGAACAGGCTCTACAAGCACTACGTCACCTCAACAACAACCCAGACATCTTTGGACCTCAAAAGAGACCCATAGTGGAGTTCTCTCTGGAGGATGGTAAGAAGCTGAAACTTAAAGCCATTCGTCTGGAAAACAGCAAGAAGCGACTTAAACAAGTCAGTAGCCAAACAGAAGGGCAGCCGCTACATCCTTCAGGAAAAATGAAAGGTCCCTTGCAGAAAGGAAATGCAGCTAGTGTTGATAAACAGGAGAAGGCACAAGGAAGCCAGTACACTGGGTTTATGACCAAACCAGAGGTGGAGCACGTAGAACTGAAGGATGGCAAAAAACGGCAGAAGGTTCTTCACATGCCTTCACATAGAGGCCCAAAGATCAGGAAACGAGATAAAGGGAAACAACCCATGGTGCAACCCAAGAAACCGAAGAAAGGGCCCAGCAGGAAAGATAGAAATATGTCTACTTTCATTGAGAAACGCAGCATGAACAGTAAACAGAATGGCAAACCTGCGAAGAGAAAGTTTCAGAACAGAGAGGATGCTCGCTTTGACAGTTTGGTGGACCAGTACAAAAAGAAACTAATGGGCAAATCAAACACTAAGACTTTAGTCAAGAAGAGCAAATGGTTCAGCTga
- the LOC127502092 gene encoding trace amine-associated receptor 13c-like, whose translation MNLTAMNLSDGCQEYFCPERSVSLSVYVILYVAAAAVALLTVCGNLLVIISVSHFKQLHTPANILILSLAVSDLLVGVFVMPLYLSWVIESCWNSGPVMCLVFKFVNFQATSVSVHTVTLIAVDRFLALSYPFVYSEKISPTVICIATLFNWLFSLLYNITLLFINGNFTDVTCPGECVYNIDEVSSIIDLLVVFLVPCTLIIILYTHVFVIAKKHVTAIRALQVHNSTSKNRVSDKSERKAAILLGILVFVFLLCLLPYYICSLVIPYDSADLFYFRDVTVISFFLNSTINPIIYALFYPWFQKSLKIIFTLKVFNTDSSLMNVQ comes from the coding sequence ATGAATCTCACAGCAATGAACCTATCTGATGGCTGTCAGGAATATTTCTGTCCAGAGAGATCTGTTTCTTTATCTGTCTATGTGATTCTGTATGTGGCCGCAGCAGCTGTGGCTCTTCTGACCGTGTGTGGAAACCTGCTGGTCATCATCTCTGTTAGTCACTTCAAGCAGCTCCACACACCTGCTAACATCCTCATCCTCTCTTTGGCTGTGTCTGATCTGCTGGTCGGAGTTTTTGTGATGCCACTTTATTTGTCTTGGGTCATTGAGTCATGTTGGAATTCTGGACCAGTGATGTGCTTGGTTTTTAAATTTGTGAATTTCCAAGCAACAAGTGTGTCTGTTCACACTGTGACTCTAATCGCAGTTGATCGGTTTTTGGCTTTAAGTTATCCTTTTGTTTATTCTGAGAAAATCTCACCCACTGTGATCTGCATTGCCACTTTATTTAACTGGCTGTTTTCACTCCTTTATAACATCACTCTTCTCTTCATTAATGGGAACTTCACTGATGTCACATGTCCAGGAGAATGTGTTTATAATATAGATGAGGTTTCATCCATCATTGATCTCCTGGTTGTGTTTCTTGTGCCATGTACACTCATCATAATATTATACActcatgtttttgtcattgcTAAGAAACATGTGACTGCTATAAGAGCCCTTCAGGTTCACAACAGCACCTCTAAAAACAGAGTCAGTGACAAATCAGAGCGAAAAGCTGCGATTCTGCTGGGGATTCTGGTCTTTGTGTTTCTTCTATGTTTACTGCCATATTATATTTGTTCTTTAGTGATTCCATATGACAGTGCTgacttgttttatttcagagATGTTACTGTAATATCTTTCTTCCTAAACTCCACCATTAATCCCATAATTTATGCCTTATTCTATCCCTGGTTTCAGAAAagcttaaaaataattttcacattaaaagtgtttaataCAGACTCCTCCCTGATGAATGTGCAATAA
- the flvcr2b gene encoding feline leukemia virus subgroup C receptor-related protein 2 isoform X1: protein MGDESKSMDGELNDNKYFSKTAVTDAEVSFEHHRPPPETRLYKKRWIIVCLFSSYSLCNSYQWIQYGIINNIFMRFYNVDTFTIDWMSMIYMLTYIPLIFPVSWLLDKKGLRVIALVAAALNCAGTWIKVASARPDLFPVTFLGQFTCSVAQVFILGMPSRIASVWFGSDEVSTACSIGVFGNQLGIAIGFLVPPILVPNVDDLDELASHIRVMFYITAGVATFLFVLVVIVFQERPEIPPTHAQAAARQISPESYSYTASIFRLLRNKAFILLVITYGLNVGCFYAVSTLLNRMIIEHYPGEEVNAGRIGLTIVIAGMVGSLICGIWLDRSKTYKQTTLAVYLMSLVGMVIYAFTLDLGHLWVVFITAGTLGFFMTGYLPLGFEFAVELTYPESEGTSSGLLNCSAQVFGIIFTICQGKIMDSFNTLAGNLFLCAFLLIGTFITACIKSDLRRQLANQQALAAAALGRSDVQDHSGTSLLPSSHM, encoded by the exons ATGGGTGATGAATCAAAGTCAATGGACGGAGAGTTGaatgataataaatatttctcaaAAACAGCCGTAACTGATGCTGAGGTGAGTTTTGAACATCACAGACCACCGCCGGAAACACGTTTATATAAAAAGAGATGGATTATAGTGTGTTTATTCAGCTCATATTCGCTGTGTAACTCATATCAATGGATTCAATATGGaatcatcaacaatatcttcatGCGCTTCTACAACGTGGACACTTTCACCATTGACTGGATGTCCATGATATACATGTTGACGTACATTCCTCTCATTTTTCCCGTCTCGTGGCTCTTGGATAAAAAAGGTCTGAGGGTCATCGCGCTCGTGGCCGCGGCTCTTAATTGCGCGGGCACGTGGATCAAGGTGGCCAGCGCGAGACCGGACCTTTTTCCGGTGACATTTTTGGGTCAGTTCACGTGCTCCGTGGCTCAGGTGTTTATTCTCGGGATGCCCTCGCGCATCGCATCGGTGTGGTTCGGATCGGATGAGGTGTCCACTGCGTGCTCCATCGGGGTCTTCGGAAATCAG TTGGGGATTGCCATCGGCTTCCTCGTTCCACCAATACTGGTTCCAAATGTGGACGATCTGGACGAGTTAGCGTCTCACATCAGAGTCATGTTCTACATCACAGCAGGTGTGGCCACATTCCTGTTTGTGTTGGTTGTCATCG TGTTTCAGGAGCGTCCAGAGATCCCTCCCACCCATGCTCAGGCCGCGGCTCGGCAGATTTCTCCGGAGAGCTACTCGTATACAGCCTCCATCTTCAGGCTGCTCCGCAACAAAGCCTTCATCCTCCTCGTCATCACTTACG GGCTGAATGTTGGCTGTTTCTATGCTGTCAGTACGCTTCTCAACCGAATGATCATTGAACACTATCCT GGAGAGGAGGTGAACGCCGGCAGGATCGGACTCACCATTGTGATCGCAGGCATGGTGGGTTCCCTCATCTGTGGAATCTGGTTAGACCGATCTAAGACATACAA ACAAACCACTCTAGCTGTGTATCTGATGTCCCTTGTGGGTATGGTGATTTATGCTTTTACCTTGGATTTGGGTCACCTCTGGGTGGTCTTTATCACAGCGGGAACCCTCGG GTTCTTCATGACGGGTTATCTTCCCCTCGGTTTTGAGTTTGCCGTTGAGTTGACTTACCCAGAGTCTGAGGGGACATCTTCAGGGCTTCTAAACTGCTCTGCacag GTATTTGGGATCATATTTACGATCTGTCAGGGGAAAATCATGGATTCGTTCAATACGCTTGCTGGAAATCTCTTCCTGTGTGCCTTCCTGCTGATAGGAACCTTCATTACAG CCTGTATTAAGTCAGATCTGCGCAGACAGTTGGCAAACCAGCAAGCACTGGCAGCT GCAGCGTTGGGCAGGTCAGACGTTCAGGATCACAGTGGGACGTCTCTCCTCCCCTCCTCACACATGTGA
- the flvcr2b gene encoding feline leukemia virus subgroup C receptor-related protein 2 isoform X2 translates to MGDESKSMDGELNDNKYFSKTAVTDAEVSFEHHRPPPETRLYKKRWIIVCLFSSYSLCNSYQWIQYGIINNIFMRFYNVDTFTIDWMSMIYMLTYIPLIFPVSWLLDKKGLRVIALVAAALNCAGTWIKVASARPDLFPVTFLGQFTCSVAQVFILGMPSRIASVWFGSDEVSTACSIGVFGNQLGIAIGFLVPPILVPNVDDLDELASHIRVMFYITAGVATFLFVLVVIVFQERPEIPPTHAQAAARQISPESYSYTASIFRLLRNKAFILLVITYGLNVGCFYAVSTLLNRMIIEHYPGEEVNAGRIGLTIVIAGMVGSLICGIWLDRSKTYKQTTLAVYLMSLVGMVIYAFTLDLGHLWVVFITAGTLGFFMTGYLPLGFEFAVELTYPESEGTSSGLLNCSAQVFGIIFTICQGKIMDSFNTLAGNLFLCAFLLIGTFITACIKSDLRRQLANQQALAAGHLETSPAQAFEAKL, encoded by the exons ATGGGTGATGAATCAAAGTCAATGGACGGAGAGTTGaatgataataaatatttctcaaAAACAGCCGTAACTGATGCTGAGGTGAGTTTTGAACATCACAGACCACCGCCGGAAACACGTTTATATAAAAAGAGATGGATTATAGTGTGTTTATTCAGCTCATATTCGCTGTGTAACTCATATCAATGGATTCAATATGGaatcatcaacaatatcttcatGCGCTTCTACAACGTGGACACTTTCACCATTGACTGGATGTCCATGATATACATGTTGACGTACATTCCTCTCATTTTTCCCGTCTCGTGGCTCTTGGATAAAAAAGGTCTGAGGGTCATCGCGCTCGTGGCCGCGGCTCTTAATTGCGCGGGCACGTGGATCAAGGTGGCCAGCGCGAGACCGGACCTTTTTCCGGTGACATTTTTGGGTCAGTTCACGTGCTCCGTGGCTCAGGTGTTTATTCTCGGGATGCCCTCGCGCATCGCATCGGTGTGGTTCGGATCGGATGAGGTGTCCACTGCGTGCTCCATCGGGGTCTTCGGAAATCAG TTGGGGATTGCCATCGGCTTCCTCGTTCCACCAATACTGGTTCCAAATGTGGACGATCTGGACGAGTTAGCGTCTCACATCAGAGTCATGTTCTACATCACAGCAGGTGTGGCCACATTCCTGTTTGTGTTGGTTGTCATCG TGTTTCAGGAGCGTCCAGAGATCCCTCCCACCCATGCTCAGGCCGCGGCTCGGCAGATTTCTCCGGAGAGCTACTCGTATACAGCCTCCATCTTCAGGCTGCTCCGCAACAAAGCCTTCATCCTCCTCGTCATCACTTACG GGCTGAATGTTGGCTGTTTCTATGCTGTCAGTACGCTTCTCAACCGAATGATCATTGAACACTATCCT GGAGAGGAGGTGAACGCCGGCAGGATCGGACTCACCATTGTGATCGCAGGCATGGTGGGTTCCCTCATCTGTGGAATCTGGTTAGACCGATCTAAGACATACAA ACAAACCACTCTAGCTGTGTATCTGATGTCCCTTGTGGGTATGGTGATTTATGCTTTTACCTTGGATTTGGGTCACCTCTGGGTGGTCTTTATCACAGCGGGAACCCTCGG GTTCTTCATGACGGGTTATCTTCCCCTCGGTTTTGAGTTTGCCGTTGAGTTGACTTACCCAGAGTCTGAGGGGACATCTTCAGGGCTTCTAAACTGCTCTGCacag GTATTTGGGATCATATTTACGATCTGTCAGGGGAAAATCATGGATTCGTTCAATACGCTTGCTGGAAATCTCTTCCTGTGTGCCTTCCTGCTGATAGGAACCTTCATTACAG CCTGTATTAAGTCAGATCTGCGCAGACAGTTGGCAAACCAGCAAGCACTGGCAGCT gGCCATTTGGAAACATCACCAGCACAAGCTTTTGAAGCCAAACTCTAA
- the flvcr2b gene encoding feline leukemia virus subgroup C receptor-related protein 2 isoform X3, protein MPSRIASVWFGSDEVSTACSIGVFGNQLGIAIGFLVPPILVPNVDDLDELASHIRVMFYITAGVATFLFVLVVIVFQERPEIPPTHAQAAARQISPESYSYTASIFRLLRNKAFILLVITYGLNVGCFYAVSTLLNRMIIEHYPGEEVNAGRIGLTIVIAGMVGSLICGIWLDRSKTYKQTTLAVYLMSLVGMVIYAFTLDLGHLWVVFITAGTLGFFMTGYLPLGFEFAVELTYPESEGTSSGLLNCSAQVFGIIFTICQGKIMDSFNTLAGNLFLCAFLLIGTFITACIKSDLRRQLANQQALAAAALGRSDVQDHSGTSLLPSSHM, encoded by the exons ATGCCCTCGCGCATCGCATCGGTGTGGTTCGGATCGGATGAGGTGTCCACTGCGTGCTCCATCGGGGTCTTCGGAAATCAG TTGGGGATTGCCATCGGCTTCCTCGTTCCACCAATACTGGTTCCAAATGTGGACGATCTGGACGAGTTAGCGTCTCACATCAGAGTCATGTTCTACATCACAGCAGGTGTGGCCACATTCCTGTTTGTGTTGGTTGTCATCG TGTTTCAGGAGCGTCCAGAGATCCCTCCCACCCATGCTCAGGCCGCGGCTCGGCAGATTTCTCCGGAGAGCTACTCGTATACAGCCTCCATCTTCAGGCTGCTCCGCAACAAAGCCTTCATCCTCCTCGTCATCACTTACG GGCTGAATGTTGGCTGTTTCTATGCTGTCAGTACGCTTCTCAACCGAATGATCATTGAACACTATCCT GGAGAGGAGGTGAACGCCGGCAGGATCGGACTCACCATTGTGATCGCAGGCATGGTGGGTTCCCTCATCTGTGGAATCTGGTTAGACCGATCTAAGACATACAA ACAAACCACTCTAGCTGTGTATCTGATGTCCCTTGTGGGTATGGTGATTTATGCTTTTACCTTGGATTTGGGTCACCTCTGGGTGGTCTTTATCACAGCGGGAACCCTCGG GTTCTTCATGACGGGTTATCTTCCCCTCGGTTTTGAGTTTGCCGTTGAGTTGACTTACCCAGAGTCTGAGGGGACATCTTCAGGGCTTCTAAACTGCTCTGCacag GTATTTGGGATCATATTTACGATCTGTCAGGGGAAAATCATGGATTCGTTCAATACGCTTGCTGGAAATCTCTTCCTGTGTGCCTTCCTGCTGATAGGAACCTTCATTACAG CCTGTATTAAGTCAGATCTGCGCAGACAGTTGGCAAACCAGCAAGCACTGGCAGCT GCAGCGTTGGGCAGGTCAGACGTTCAGGATCACAGTGGGACGTCTCTCCTCCCCTCCTCACACATGTGA